Part of the Musa acuminata AAA Group cultivar baxijiao chromosome BXJ2-7, Cavendish_Baxijiao_AAA, whole genome shotgun sequence genome is shown below.
GTGCTGAGAGGAAACACAGCCCACAGTGAGGGAGTGCTTAAAGCAGCAGCAGTAGTCACAATGAGCATCAGATTCCAATGTTGGGTGGGAGAGGAATCTTGAGGATggataagaaaagaagaaaaaagtggATCTTTGTCTTTATTTTACTGATTTGCTACCTAACTCTGCACATTGTTCTCTCCAGAATCAGATCAGCCAAAGTGTCTTTACAAGATCTACTTATTTTACTGTTTTGTTACTTAACTCTACGCATTGTTCTCGCCCCAATTTCTCCAGAATCATCAGATCAGGTAAAGTGTCTTTACAAGATATAGTTAGTCCTACGATTCCACCCACCACATATCACCATTTTTGCAAtggtttctctttcttcttaGAATTCCTAGTTGCAAAAACAAAAGTTTAGTTAGATGATCTGATACGATAATCGAGATAAATCGATGATGAGCTACTCGAATAGAATTCTGAAGCTAATACGAATCCCTTCGCCCGAAAAGAATTCTTTTGATGGATAAAAGGAAGGATCAACAGGAGGAATTCATTGGACTATAGtttccaaataattcatgcagcAATTAACTTTCGTCGAGAAAGGAAACATTACACGTCAGGTACGATATTATCATTTGTTTAGTACAATTCGCCGCTTGAGCCGTTCCTTCTTTATCTATGGCTTAGCAGCGTCGACAGGACCAACAGCATCACGACACCCATGGCCACAAATCAGGCTTAAAACGAGCAccgatgtcttcttcttcttcttcttcttcttcttcttcttctccctacaCATACAACAGGAAGAGTCACTGAATCGTCTCAACTCTTGTTTAAGACCAGTAGGTGCTGGTGTCGTCAGTGCAAAACCGTAGTCAACGTGGCCGAAAGGTTTCAGCCGTAGCATTTGTTTTGTAGGGTTTGCTTTTTGGATGACAAGCTTcagctcttcttcttccccttgctGTAAAAGCTGGAGGAGTAGTGTTCGATTGGTGTCGGTCATCCCTACATAAAGTTGAACTCGATCATTGACGCATCCTTTCACTCACCTGAAGGTCGTGGCCCTCGATCTTGCACTGTTGTCTCCTGCCACCTTTTTCCTTGTTTAAGAGCACATCCAGCCGACCACCCCTCGTGACATCTCTCCTCCCTCCGTCACCAAACGGATGCTCCTTCTCACTGAAAGATATGGCTCCTTTGCTCTTTAGAGAGATCAAAGCTGCGGGCTTCTCCTGTGCGTCTCCTTCTTCTGCGGCCGTTTGCTCGACCATACACCAGAGATCTATAGTTCAGCCTGTGACTGGAAGAGCCATCGATCGCCACACGCCCCACCTGAGAGACCCACAGAGAACGAGGTCTCAGTTCAGCTCCAAGCCGCGAAGCCATAACCCGAAGGCCGGCAGGAAAAGCTCCGCGAAACAAGCTGACTTTGTCAACCCCGCCGACTCCTCCCGGTGTCTCCTGAGCTCATCCAGATTAAGACTTGACGACGCCGCCTTCTACGATATATTCCCTGGCCCTCAGCCGATTCCGCCGCCGTCTCCGTTCCCGATCGAAACGCTGAGGTCGCAGCAGTGCGTGAGAAGCTGTAGCGAACGAGCCGTTCGTAGGCCATCTTCTTCTACCAGAACACAGGATCAGGTACCGCGTCAAACTCTCTTCCTCGTTTCCCATTGCTGTCAAAGGAGCGCCTGACTTCGTCACTCTTCAGGTTGTCGTCCTGAGAGTGTCCTTGCACTGCAAGGGTTGTGAAGGGAAGGTGAGGAGGCACATAGCCAAGATGCAAGGTGAGATCATCTGGTCTTATCATGATCATACTCGGATAACATGTAGCTGAAGAAAGCAGGGATTGCTCGAGCAGGGGTTTCATCCTTCAGCGTGGACTTGGCGACGAAGAAGGTGACGGTGGTGGGGGACGTGACGCCTCTGGGCGTGCTCAACAGCATCTCCAAGGTGAAGCATGCGCAGTTCTGGCAGTCGCCTCCCCGGGCATCGGCATCATTCTAATGCCATGCAGCAGATCCATCATGTCTTCTAGGCTTGGGTGAACACGAGCATCACCATGTCACATCTCCCGCCTGCAACTTAGCACTGTAGCTTCTGCTGTCCTAGGAGAAAACTTGCCGGAGTATGGCTTTGTTTAGTGTACTCGTCGAACTATGTCAAGCTGTGTACTGCAATCTTGCTGTTACTTATGGTGCTCGATATGATTAGTGCCGGTGGTACATAACACCATGCGAACGACTACAGTCGAACATAAAGCATTGTGTATGTCATGAACCATGGATGGACGACAGCTTCATCGAAAGGACCGCAGGATCGAGTAAGACTCGAGAGCAATTGGAGATGAAAAGGTCCAGTAAAAACCATGGGTGATATGATGAATAAGAGCATCATCACATGTATCAGTCGGCAGGCATGCACTCGATCCGTCGGAATTATTGCTTCATTCCCTTTCTTTCCTTTCAGAAACAAAGTTAGAGGTGATACGATGAATATTTTCATGGAACCTATTCGAACTCGACGCTTGGATCCTATTTCTTTGACTATATTCTAACTGTACGAAGAAATCTTTTTGATTTATTGAGAAAAATCTTCCctcctaatttatataaataggaaTAACACATCAATAAACTTCAACAAAAACATATCTTCTGTCGGTCGGAATCCGAAATCATTTAGTTAAGACGTCCGTATTATAGATAGAGGTCTCTTTAGATATGAAAAGAGTTCTTTGACTCTGTCAATCGTATTCGAACCATTTTGATACTTAACTTTCATATCGGATCGAAGACATCTCGCGCAGCATTCTCACaaaacaagtttcgtatgaaaTACTATGATCGAGAATAAATCTTCTTAGCGACATAGTTCGAACAAAGCAGATAAAGAACGAAACAATTTCAACATATATTTGACAGTGACTTCAGAAGATTGAGAAGTCTGCTtgagaacaaaaaaaagaaaagaaataacctCGTATGTGTCGGTGTTACAGCTAACTGTTCCCGCCAAGAAGGTCTCATTGGAATCCATGAGAGACCAACCAACCAACAGGGAGACCGCAATCAAAGCAGCAGCACTGCAGCCGGGATGCAAGAGCTCAGTGCCCAATGCTCGGCAGCAGGAACGACAACTTGAAAGGATCAGCACCATATAAATACAGATTGATGGAAAGAAGACTCAACGTTCTAGGCTGAAGAGGCTGACATGAAACCCTAATGGTCCCTTGACATGAACTATGTCCTAAAATAATGCTCGTCTTCCCCATTGTTGTCGTGTGGTCTTCAGACAAGAATTCTTTGACCTCTACAGTAACATTCGTGCTCTTCTTCCCATGTCCTTAGCGTTTGATCAAATGCTAGCTTTCTGTCTCCGACATACGGGCCAGGGGTTACAGATTAAAGATGCCTCGCTtcgttcttttctcttcttccattCGTTCAAATTTGAATTGAACTTTGGAATAGAGAAAAAACAACAACCAATGCCGAGAACAATGATCATGGTGCCAAAATTCTTTTAACGGGAAGTCTGATAAAAGATCatagtataaataaatatagaatgataactttatatattttattcCTTAATCAATAAATAATTTGAAGATCGATTATAAATTTAAGTGCATAATTTGAACATACGATTGAGAAAAATCTTTCTCTTTTATCGTATCAGAGCCCTCTTAGTTTAAAGAAAaaactttcttttcttcctcctctttatctttttttttgcatCGGAACTCTCTAATCTACCCAACGATGACAATCTCCTTGCCATCTGCTATCGCTATAATAATAATCTCTTTCCTTGGTTATCTTGACCAGCATTGGAATTCCTCGAGGGAGCCTCCTCCCTAGCCTTCCGCCTCTTTCTTTCCTATCTTTTTGACCCCATCCACCATTCCCTCTCCAACCACCGCTTGTGGTTGAAGTTCATCGACCACCCTGCCTTCTCCCACCTAGATTTCTTCACAAGCGTCGCCTCCTGCTTCCGTAAGAATCTCGCCTACTTCCATGCCAACTATGTGACTATCATCGCAACCACCCTCACATCTCCACAATCGGTCATCAACCTTCTCATCGGCCATGAACGTTGCTATCGATTTCGTTAGTATCCTCGAATGCCTCCTTCGACACAAATCCCAAATCTGTGGATCTTTAGTTAAACTTCCCTCGACGCCTCCTTCAGTCAATTGTCTACCGAATACTCCTCTATTCATGCCCCTTGCATCTGGCTATCACCGTCGGCGCTCAACAACCTCATTCATATAGTACTAGCGACTCCTCTTCGATAATGAATCACATCATTCGATGGATAGTTTAGCGTTTATTCTCCTCTCCATATCGTAAAACACTAGCTATCATCGTTGATTACTTTGCTCGACGGTCTTTATTCTAATTTGCAATATACATCTTAGATCTATAATTTTCTCTTTTACGACTCCATCATTGTCACTGCCCTTATTGCCATTGTCAAAAGAAGGGCCTTCTCCGGATCTccttaaataatagataaaatctCCATTGTATGCCAGATcattgataggaccctagtagggttgggtcctactcaaccaagaagtagctaataaaaccctatgaGACTTTAATAAACCCTACCTAgttgcctctatcctataaagaagagtgactagggtttatatttgggcctttgggcttcgtAGCCGCCGCCCTCTTTTATTGGGTTGGTTGGCTAGAgttaagggcaaaaggggtaactcacttaggaagtagcccctagggctagggtttggagccctatataagcatataGCTTCCATCTATTTGGGAATGAGATATATCTATAATTTCAGCCATTTGACCgatttctaggagggtggaacccctatagtatTCCAAGGAGTGATCTACCTCAAAGGTCAATCTATATAGAATTCCTTTGGAgttctatcatctggtatcagagtagtgatCTTGTTGCTTTTGCTGCCACCTCTACCGCCCAACACCAGCTaagtaattcccataattgctcttgacatcgccatctccaccgtcatcttctgCCGTAGATCTACTCAATCTATTAccgtcacctccaattgcatcaaaGATATGGTATTCTCCTATCATCAATACCTTTTGCTGttgtaatttttcattcaaaatattaagaagaagtatttttatcTATCCCGTGTTGCAAACTCCTTTCATCGTagaagttatcatctttgcgaatgAAGGATTgctatagaaaatttcaaccgtataTTGTTGCTTTTAAACAATCTATTTGCTTTCTTTcttgaacaaaatttcttatatgcttcatagatcatcttgacttccatctaagattgatttattgagaaattcatctctaaaaacgttcttacgttgctgtaaattttcgtcgcaaactgttgaaatttttcgatgagaattctgctatcgcaacttgcaccaatctccttgctattatactaccgaaattttcttgattaaatttatcaTCATTATGGTTTCCTTCTCAAATCTCTCGATTTTTGcgagaaatttcatcgagaaactagTGTTTCTTTGACAACAATTATGCTCATACAAGACAATACCTATATgcggcaacttccactgatttctatcaaacctttgctgccatctaccatagatctaaaacttttttcctaaccttcatctactaccatcacagccctaaaactccaacaAACCACACCCTAAAATTACACCCAAAACAACTAAAAAATAAGCCTAAAAGCGTAgcatacatccaccaatccaccaacccttttgactatcacttctctcaactgatACATacttttaacccgacaacaaaagagagatattaacattacagatttagaggcatatactatggcatctgaggaggcaatcgatgctaaattcgaaacctttgagacatgaatggaggataagattcagactctctttaccgaactcggtttgggctgaccaccaagcccgaagaaatcacatcaaggggagaaCTCTGACTAATCatgccaagcccgaagagatgacttccaagagaggggaggctctatgaccgatccctactatccatgcataagggtggactttcctagatgggaagaaggagacccgattggttagatctcgcgcacagagcgatattttcggtaccacaaaaccgtagacgcatttatggtgaaaattatagctatacatcttgaagggaatgccatacaatggtttgactagttcaaacatactcatggagtcctctcatggcaacaattcaaagaaggtctGTTGATCcgtttcggaccaaccgattacaagaacattaacggacaactagcaaagatccgaaaaacctttactattcaggagtatcaaaccaggtttgaaagattgtctaatcaaacttatgattagtctgaaaaatagctattggaaaccttcattaagggcttgaa
Proteins encoded:
- the LOC103991727 gene encoding protein SODIUM POTASSIUM ROOT DEFECTIVE 3 isoform X1, whose product is MAPLLFREIKAAGFSCASPSSAAVCSTIHQRSIVQPVTGRAIDRHTPHLRDPQRTRSQFSSKPRSHNPKAGRKSSAKQADFVNPADSSRCLLSSSRLRLDDAAFYDIFPGPQPIPPPSPFPIETLRSQQCVRSCSERAVRRPSSSTRTQDQVVVLRVSLHCKGCEGKVRRHIAKMQGIARAGVSSFSVDLATKKVTVVGDVTPLGVLNSISKVKHAQFWQSPPRASASF
- the LOC103991727 gene encoding protein SODIUM POTASSIUM ROOT DEFECTIVE 3 isoform X2, which translates into the protein MAPLLFREIKAAGFSCASPSSAAVCSTIHQRSIVQPVTGRAIDRHTPHLRDPQRTRSQFSSKPRSHNPKAGRKSSAKQADFVNPADSSRCLLSSSRLRLDDAAFYDIFPGPQPIPPPSPFPIETLRSQQCVRSCSERAVRRPSSSTRTQDQVVVLRVSLHCKGCEGKVRRHIAKMQGVSSFSVDLATKKVTVVGDVTPLGVLNSISKVKHAQFWQSPPRASASF